From the Prunus dulcis chromosome 4, ALMONDv2, whole genome shotgun sequence genome, one window contains:
- the LOC117624540 gene encoding receptor-like serine/threonine-protein kinase SD1-8 gives MTKSHPHMLSSPTETASFCETMRASTKHQFCSSILCLTLLTFIPLATSKDTLSSTQSLQNNQTLVSSGGVFELGLFKPSATSGWYLGIWYKNIQEKTVVWVANRDNPISNSSSATLKIGDHGNLVLLDGENGNITWSSNETQAMNPIVQLLDSGNLVLRDGNLNRNGPKDQFLWQSFDYPTDTLLPDMKLGWNLSSSLDRYITSWKSTEDPSTGDISFKLDYRGFPEIFLRKKQSITYRSGPWNGERFSGVPEMTRTDGIQFNFVANSEEVYYSFSVRSNSESFYSRLIVNPNGELQRLTWIESRNIWNKFWYAPKDQCDDYSECGPYGICDSNASPVCKCLKGFEPKNLQTWDLRDGSDGCVRKTDLECSKDKFLALGNMKLAESGGAFVDMNMSLEACKKKCLENCSCTAYSDARISVGEGSGCVMWTGDLLDMRQYAEGGQHFYVRLAASELDGDGKTKRLIMIVGIVVGVGILLAGLAICFVWKRKLAIMNRGRIEQKGPNERSQDFLLDGVVITSKKENYSGERGNDELELPLLDFSTVAVATDNFSDENQLGQGGFGCVYKGTLVEGEVVAIKRLSKNSGQGTEEFKNEVKLIARLQHRNLVRLLGCCIDTDEKMLIYEYMENKSLDSVLFSQAKRSMLDWQKRFEIICGIARGLLYLHQDSRFRIIHRDLKASNILLDGELTPKISDFGMARIFGRDQTEANTRRVVGTYGYMSPEYAMDGLFSIKSDVFSFGVLVLEIISGKKNRGFYYSNNELNLLGHAWKLWTEGKGLEIIDPSVGDSYSPSEVLRCMQVGLLCVQERAEDRPTMSSVVLMLSSETATMPQPKNPGFCLERNKNPLETDSSSSKQDQSCTVNHVTVTMLDGR, from the exons ATGACCAAATCCCATCCTCATATGCTTTCTTCACCAACAGAAACCGCCTCATTTTGTGAAACAATGAGAGCTTCAACAAAGCACCAATTCTGCTCCTCCATTCTCTGCCTCACTTTACTCACTTTCATCCCACTTGCCACCTCCAAAGACACTTTGTCTTCCACCCAATCCCTCCAAAACAACCAAACCCTTGTCTCCTCCGGCGGTGTCTTTGAGTTGGGCTTGTTCAAGCCCAGTGCAACTTCAGGTTGGTACTTGGGAATTTGGTACAAAAATATCCAAGAAAAAACAGTTGTTTGGGTAGCAAACAGAGACAacccaatttcaaattcatcCTCAGCAACACTCAAAATTGGTGACCATGGCAACCTTGTCCTTCTTGATGGTGAAAATGGAAACATCACATGGTCGTCCAATGAAACCCAAGCTATGAACCCAATTGTTCAGCTTTTAGATTCCGGCAACCTGGTCCTCAGAGATGGGAATTTAAACCGAAATGGCCCGAAAGACCAGTTCCTCTGGCAGAGCTTTGATTACCCAACAGACACTCTTCTGCCGGATATGAAGTTGGGGTGGAACTTAAGCTCAAGCTTGGACAGGTACATAACCTCATGGAAAAGCACAGAAGACCCATCAACAGGTGACATTTCTTTCAAGCTAGACTACCGCGGTTTCCCGGAGATTTTCCTGAGAAAGAAACAGAGTATAACGTACCGCAGCGGCCCCTGGAACGGGGAGAGGTTCAGCGGTGTGCCGGAGATGACACGTACAGACGGTATCCAATTCAATTTCGTGGCCAATTCAGAAGAGGTCTACTACTCTTTTTCGGTACGTAGCAATTCAGAGTCGTTTTATTCACGATTGATTGTGAACCCAAACGGGGAGCTTCAACGCCTGACGTGGATCGAAAGCAGAAACATTTGGAACAAATTTTGGTACGCCCCAAAAGACCAATGCGACGATTACAGCGAGTGTGGTCCGTACGGCATTTGTGACTCAAATGCTTCTCCGGTTTGCAAGTGCTTGAAGGGTTTTGAGCCCAAGAACTTGCAGACGTGGGATTTGAGGGATGGGTCTGATGGGTGCGTGAGGAAAACGGATTTGGAGTGTTCCAAAGACAAGTTTTTGGCTCTGGGGAACATGAAGCTGGCGGAGAGCGGCGGCGCTTTTGTGGACATGAACATGAGCCTGGAGGCGTGTAAGAAAAAGTGTTTGGAGAATTGTAGTTGCACGGCGTATTCCGACGCGCGGATATCAGTAGGAGAAGGTTCAGGCTGTGTCATGTGGACTGGGGACCTTTTGGACATGAGGCAATATGCAGAAGGTGGACAACATTTCTATGTGAGATTGGCCGCTTCTGAACTAG ATGGAGATGGGAAAACGAAACGATTAATCATGATTGTAGGCATTGTAGTTGGTGTTGGCATTCTGCTAGCAGGACTTGCTATCTGTTTTGTATGGAAGAGGAAATTGGCTATTATGAACCGAGGAAGAATAGAACAAAAAG GTCCTAATGAAAGAAGCCAGGATTTTCTGCTAGATGGGGTTGTTATCACAAGTAAGAAGGAGAACTACTCAGGTGAAAGGGGCAATGATGAGCTAGAGTTGCCATTGCTTGATTTTAGCACTGTAGCAGTGGCTACGGATAACTTTTCTGATGAAAATCAACTGGGACAGGGTGGTTTTGGTTGTGTTTACAAG GGTACGTTGGTAGAAGGTGAAGTAGTTGCTATCAAGAGACTTTCGAAGAACTCTGGACAGGGAACGGAAGAATTCAAAAACGAAGTGAAGTTAATCGCAAGACTTCAGCACCGAAATCTTGTCCGACTGCTTGGTTGCTGCATTGATACGGACGAAAAGATGCTGATTTATGAATACATGGAGAACAAAAGCCTGGATTCTGTTTTGTTCA GTCAAGCAAAAAGGTCTATGCTGGATTGGCAAAAGCGTTTCGAGATTATTTGTGGGATTGCTCGAGGACTTCTTTATCTTCACCAGGATTCTAGATTTAGAATTATTCATCGGGATCTCAAGGCAAGCAATATTTTGCTTGATGGAGAATTGACCCCGAAGATTTCGGACTTTGGAATGGCTAGAATATTTGGAAGGGATCAGACAGAAGCCAATACCAGAAGAGTTGTGGGAACATA TGGATATATGTCTCCTGAATATGCCATGGATGGGCTCTTCTCGATCAAATCTGATGTCTTTAGTTTTGGTGTTCTAGTGTTGGAGATCATTAGTGGTAAAAAGAACAGGGGATTTTATTACTCAAACAATGAGCTAAACCTCCTAGGACAT GCTTGGAAGCTATGGACAGAAGGAAAGGGGTTGGAAATAATCGATCCCTCCGTTGGGGATTCGTATTCCCCCTCCGAGGTGTTGAGATGCATGCAAGTTGGACTTTTATGCGTCCAAGAGCGCGCGGAAGATAGGCCTACAATGTCGTCTGTGGTTTTAATGTTGAGTAGTGAAACTGCAACAATGCCTCAGCCTAAAAACCCTGGTTTTTGCCTAGAAAGGAATAAAAATCCACTTGAAACAGATTCTTCCTCTAGCAAGCAAGACCAATCCTGCACTGTAAACCACGTAACAGTCACAATGCTGGATGGTAGGTAG